From Thermoproteota archaeon:
CCCCCTCCCTCAAGGAGAAGCTCATCTGGACGGCTGTAACCCTTCTTATATACTTCTTCCTGACCGAGGTTCCCCTGTACGGTATCCCTAGGGGTGGACTGGATTT
This genomic window contains:
- a CDS encoding preprotein translocase subunit SecY, producing the protein MREIIAKINKGIPEVEKPKRTPSLKEKLIWTAVTLLIYFFLTEVPLYGIPRGGLD